A stretch of the Desertibacillus haloalkaliphilus genome encodes the following:
- the yqiS gene encoding phosphate butyryltransferase: MKLDDLVLEAAQLPQKTIAVAAADDDKVLEVIEEALKRKLASFLLFGKEQRIKSLLDDPSVVNDDVEIIDTTGPEQSAHLAVKAVHEGKADLVMKGMVSTSVILKAVLNKDYGLRTGRILSHVAVFEIPFFDRFLFITDSAMNVSPSLEQKVDIVINAVEVAHKIGYPVPKVAPITAVEVVNPDMAATMDAAVLTQMNRRGQIKNCLIDGPLALDNAISFEAARYKGLESDVAGRADILLVPTVEVGNILYKSLVYFANASVGGFIAGAKAPIILTSRTDSTNNKLYSIAMALHSLKSETEAQNNYLVSH, from the coding sequence TGCGGTTGCAGCAGCTGATGACGACAAAGTGTTAGAAGTGATTGAGGAAGCACTAAAGAGAAAGTTAGCCTCGTTCTTATTATTTGGTAAAGAACAAAGAATTAAATCTCTTCTAGATGATCCGTCAGTCGTCAATGACGATGTTGAAATTATTGATACAACGGGCCCTGAACAATCGGCTCATCTTGCTGTTAAAGCCGTTCATGAAGGAAAAGCGGATTTAGTCATGAAAGGGATGGTATCTACCTCCGTTATTTTAAAGGCTGTTTTAAATAAAGATTACGGTCTTCGAACTGGGAGGATCCTTTCTCATGTTGCTGTTTTTGAAATTCCGTTTTTCGATCGGTTTTTATTCATTACTGATTCTGCGATGAATGTATCTCCAAGTTTGGAACAAAAGGTAGATATCGTGATCAATGCGGTTGAAGTTGCTCATAAAATCGGTTATCCTGTCCCGAAAGTAGCTCCGATTACAGCTGTTGAGGTTGTGAACCCTGACATGGCAGCGACGATGGATGCTGCCGTATTGACGCAAATGAATCGTCGTGGACAGATTAAGAATTGTCTCATTGATGGCCCGCTCGCGTTGGACAATGCAATTTCGTTCGAAGCTGCACGTTATAAAGGGCTTGAGAGCGATGTTGCTGGTCGTGCAGATATTTTACTTGTTCCAACAGTAGAGGTTGGTAATATCCTTTATAAGTCACTTGTTTACTTTGCCAATGCAAGTGTTGGTGGTTTTATTGCGGGAGCGAAGGCGCCAATTATTTTAACGTCAAGGACCGATTCTACAAATAATAAACTATACTCAATCGCGATGGCGCTTCACTCGCTAAAATCCGAAACAGAAGCACAAAATAATTATCTAGTAAGTCATTAG
- the bcd gene encoding branched-chain amino acid dehydrogenase, which produces MELFKYMETYDYEQVVVCQDKQSGLKAIIAIHDTTLGPALGGTRMWMYDTEEAAFEDALRLAKGMTYKNAAAGLNLGGGKTVIIGDPRKDKNEEMFRAFGRYIQGLNGRYITAEDVGTTVEDMDLIHEETDYVTGISPAFGSSGNPSPVTAYGVYVGVKASAKEAFGSDSLEGKTIAVQGVGNVAFNLCKHLHEEGANLIVTDINKEAVQRAVDAFGAKAVDVNDIYGVDCDIYAPCALGAVINDETIPQLKAKVVAGAANNQLKEDRHGDQLNEMGIVYAPDYVINAGGVINVADELYGYNQERAMKKVETIYDNLTKVYDIARRDNIPTYLAADRLAEERIERMRKSRSQFLQNGHHILSRR; this is translated from the coding sequence ATGGAACTTTTTAAATATATGGAAACGTATGATTACGAACAAGTTGTTGTATGTCAAGATAAACAATCAGGTCTTAAAGCGATCATTGCTATTCATGATACGACATTGGGTCCGGCGCTCGGTGGTACACGAATGTGGATGTATGATACAGAGGAAGCGGCGTTTGAGGACGCGCTTCGCCTAGCAAAAGGGATGACTTATAAAAATGCCGCAGCAGGGTTAAACCTTGGGGGAGGCAAAACCGTCATAATAGGAGATCCTCGCAAAGATAAAAATGAAGAAATGTTCCGTGCGTTTGGTCGCTACATCCAAGGATTAAATGGTCGTTACATTACGGCAGAGGATGTTGGGACCACTGTTGAAGACATGGACCTGATTCACGAGGAAACTGACTATGTCACAGGGATTTCGCCAGCTTTTGGTTCGTCAGGGAATCCATCTCCAGTAACTGCTTATGGTGTCTATGTTGGTGTGAAGGCATCCGCCAAAGAAGCGTTTGGTTCGGATTCGCTAGAAGGGAAAACCATTGCCGTCCAAGGTGTAGGGAATGTTGCTTTTAATCTATGTAAACACCTACACGAAGAAGGCGCTAACTTAATTGTTACCGATATTAATAAAGAAGCTGTTCAACGTGCTGTTGATGCCTTTGGTGCTAAGGCTGTCGATGTGAATGACATCTATGGTGTCGACTGTGACATTTATGCTCCATGTGCACTTGGAGCGGTTATTAATGATGAAACCATTCCGCAACTAAAAGCAAAAGTTGTTGCAGGGGCTGCGAATAATCAATTAAAAGAAGATCGTCATGGTGATCAATTAAATGAAATGGGAATCGTGTATGCACCAGACTACGTCATTAACGCAGGTGGAGTCATTAATGTAGCAGATGAGCTTTACGGTTATAACCAAGAACGAGCGATGAAAAAAGTAGAGACGATTTATGATAATCTTACAAAAGTGTATGACATCGCTAGGAGAGATAACATTCCTACGTATTTAGCCGCAGACCGATTAGCGGAAGAACGTATTGAACGTATGAGAAAGTCACGTAGTCAATTTTTACAAAATGGTCATCACATTTTAAGTCGTCGCTAA
- the buk gene encoding butyrate kinase: MIDQDIRILTLNPGSTSTKIGIFTSGHSLYEKTIRHDRDELATYELVIDQYSYRKEVILATLHSEGINLSKLDAVVGRGGLLRPIESGTYVVNDEMLADLKAGYAGMHASNLGGILAFEIAQQLNIPSYIVDPVVVDEMMPIARISGLQGIERKSIFHALNQKAIARRAADDLNKKYEELNLIVVHMGGGITVGAHKRGRVVDVNNGLHGEGPFSPERSGTLPTGELVNLCFSGRYSKPEVEKLLAGSGGLMSYFHTTDAIKVEKMIDAGDEEAKLVYQAMIYQVGKEIGAASVALQGRVDAIILTGGLAYGQSLVEEMTNQVSWIADVLVYPGEDELKALAEGAFRVLQGSEKAKEYPKGNVI, encoded by the coding sequence ATGATTGATCAGGATATTAGGATTCTTACGCTAAACCCTGGCTCAACTTCTACGAAAATAGGCATTTTTACCAGCGGTCATTCATTATACGAAAAAACAATCCGGCATGATCGAGATGAGCTTGCTACCTATGAATTAGTCATTGATCAATATTCGTATCGCAAAGAGGTGATACTTGCAACCTTGCATTCAGAAGGGATCAACTTGTCTAAACTTGACGCTGTAGTCGGTCGAGGGGGGTTGCTTCGACCGATTGAGAGCGGGACATATGTAGTGAATGATGAAATGCTTGCTGACTTAAAAGCAGGTTATGCTGGTATGCATGCCTCCAATTTAGGTGGGATACTCGCTTTTGAAATCGCACAGCAGTTAAATATACCTTCCTATATTGTTGATCCAGTTGTTGTTGATGAAATGATGCCGATTGCAAGGATATCGGGTCTTCAGGGGATTGAACGTAAAAGCATTTTTCATGCGTTGAATCAAAAAGCGATTGCTAGAAGGGCAGCAGATGATCTCAATAAGAAGTATGAAGAACTAAATTTAATTGTTGTTCATATGGGTGGAGGGATTACAGTAGGTGCTCATAAACGTGGGCGAGTTGTTGATGTGAATAATGGTTTACATGGAGAGGGTCCATTTTCCCCTGAACGATCTGGTACATTACCAACAGGTGAATTAGTGAACTTGTGTTTTTCAGGACGTTATAGTAAGCCTGAGGTTGAAAAACTGCTAGCCGGATCAGGGGGTTTGATGAGTTATTTTCATACGACGGATGCGATAAAGGTTGAGAAAATGATCGATGCTGGGGATGAGGAAGCAAAACTCGTCTATCAAGCAATGATTTATCAAGTTGGGAAGGAAATTGGAGCGGCAAGTGTAGCTCTTCAGGGAAGAGTTGATGCTATTATTTTAACTGGAGGGCTCGCATATGGCCAATCGCTTGTAGAAGAAATGACCAACCAAGTTAGCTGGATCGCAGATGTTCTTGTCTATCCTGGTGAAGATGAGTTAAAAGCGTTAGCAGAAGGTGCTTTTCGGGTCTTGCAGGGGAGTGAAAAGGCGAAAGAATACCCAAAAGGGAATGTGATCTAG
- the lpdA gene encoding dihydrolipoyl dehydrogenase has product MSQEYDLVVLGAGTGGYVAAIRASQLGLKVAVVEKEKLGGTCLHKGCIPSKALLRSAEVYATAKRSEEFGIETKGVGVNFLKVQERKQKIVDQLHNGVQHLMKQGKIDVYQGTGRILGPSIFSPTPGTISVEFSNGDENAMLVPKNVIIATGSKPRTLPGIEVDGEYVLTSDEALQLEELPSSIVIVGGGVIGIEWASLFADFGVDVTVLEYGDRILPTEDHEISKEAQRLLKKKGVKLITGAKVLGDSLEKTDGITIRAEHKGEEKSFSGDKLLVSVGRVANVEDIGLQNTDIQVTNGVIETNDVYQTKESHIYAIGDVIGGLQLAHVASHEGIIAVEHLANQQPQPLDYSMVAKCTYSHPEVASVGLTEQEAKGQGYTVQTGKFSFRAIGKALVFGESDGFVKLVVDKDSEDLLGVHMIGPHVTDMISEAALARVLDATHWEVAHTIHPHPTLSEVIGEAALAVDGKAIHS; this is encoded by the coding sequence ATGTCACAAGAATATGATCTAGTCGTACTAGGTGCAGGAACTGGTGGTTATGTCGCTGCAATTCGTGCATCACAATTAGGGTTAAAAGTGGCTGTTGTTGAGAAGGAAAAGCTTGGGGGAACATGTTTGCATAAAGGGTGTATTCCAAGCAAGGCATTACTTCGTAGTGCTGAAGTGTATGCAACGGCGAAGAGGTCAGAAGAGTTTGGAATTGAAACAAAGGGAGTTGGTGTAAATTTCTTAAAGGTTCAAGAGCGAAAGCAAAAAATTGTTGATCAATTACATAATGGCGTTCAGCATTTGATGAAACAAGGGAAGATTGACGTTTATCAGGGAACAGGTCGTATTTTAGGACCATCGATTTTTTCGCCGACACCAGGTACGATTTCTGTTGAATTTTCCAATGGTGATGAGAATGCGATGCTCGTTCCGAAAAACGTTATTATCGCTACTGGTTCAAAGCCAAGAACGTTACCAGGTATTGAAGTGGATGGTGAGTATGTTTTAACTTCTGATGAGGCACTGCAACTTGAGGAACTTCCGAGTTCGATTGTGATTGTCGGTGGCGGTGTGATTGGCATTGAATGGGCGTCTTTGTTTGCAGATTTCGGAGTGGATGTCACCGTGCTTGAATATGGCGATCGTATTTTACCGACGGAAGATCATGAAATTTCAAAAGAGGCGCAACGTTTATTGAAGAAAAAAGGTGTGAAGCTCATAACAGGTGCTAAAGTGCTTGGTGATTCATTAGAAAAGACTGACGGAATCACCATTAGAGCTGAGCATAAGGGGGAAGAAAAGTCCTTTTCTGGGGATAAGTTACTCGTTTCTGTTGGTCGTGTGGCTAATGTTGAAGATATTGGTTTGCAAAATACTGATATTCAGGTCACAAATGGTGTGATTGAAACAAATGATGTCTATCAAACAAAAGAATCCCATATTTACGCCATTGGCGATGTGATCGGTGGATTACAACTTGCGCATGTTGCTTCTCATGAAGGAATTATCGCTGTCGAGCACCTAGCGAATCAACAGCCACAGCCACTTGATTATTCGATGGTCGCTAAGTGTACGTATAGTCACCCAGAAGTGGCTAGCGTCGGTTTAACCGAACAAGAAGCTAAAGGTCAAGGTTACACCGTCCAAACCGGTAAATTTTCGTTTCGGGCGATTGGTAAGGCGCTCGTATTTGGAGAGTCAGATGGGTTTGTAAAGCTTGTCGTAGATAAAGATAGTGAGGACTTACTCGGTGTTCATATGATTGGGCCGCATGTGACGGACATGATTTCAGAGGCAGCCCTTGCTCGTGTATTAGATGCCACCCATTGGGAGGTTGCGCATACGATTCATCCGCATCCAACCTTATCAGAGGTGATTGGGGAAGCTGCATTGGCTGTAGATGGCAAAGCGATTCATTCATAA
- a CDS encoding thiamine pyrophosphate-dependent dehydrogenase E1 component subunit alpha, with the protein MTENRHKALGLSDEDVLKMYETMLEARKIDERMWLLNRAGKIPFVISCQGQEAAQVGAAMALDVDKDYVLPYYRDLGVVLTFGMTARDLMLSAFAKAEDPNSGGRQMPGHFGQKKNRIVTGSSPVTTQVPHAVGIALAGKMDGKDLVTFTTFGEGSSNQGDFHEGANFAGVHKLPVIFMCENNKYAISIPVERQLACENVSDRAIGYGMPGVTVDGNDPLAVYEAVKEAAERGRKGEGPSLIETVSYRLTPHSSDDDDRAYRSREEVEEAKKKDSIFTFAAYLKEVGVLTEEVEQEINERITKLVNEATEYAEHAPYANPEDALKHVYAE; encoded by the coding sequence ATGACTGAAAACCGCCATAAAGCACTCGGGTTATCAGACGAAGACGTATTGAAAATGTATGAAACGATGTTAGAAGCGAGGAAGATTGACGAACGGATGTGGTTACTTAACCGTGCAGGAAAAATTCCGTTTGTTATTTCTTGTCAAGGACAAGAAGCGGCGCAAGTAGGAGCAGCGATGGCGTTAGATGTTGACAAAGACTATGTGCTGCCATATTACCGTGATTTAGGTGTTGTCCTCACCTTTGGGATGACAGCACGTGACTTAATGCTGTCTGCTTTTGCGAAAGCTGAGGATCCAAATTCAGGTGGAAGGCAAATGCCGGGTCATTTTGGTCAAAAGAAAAATCGGATTGTGACAGGTTCTTCACCGGTAACGACACAAGTGCCTCATGCAGTTGGGATTGCTCTAGCAGGAAAAATGGATGGGAAAGATCTTGTGACATTTACAACGTTCGGTGAAGGTTCATCAAACCAAGGGGATTTCCATGAAGGGGCGAATTTTGCAGGAGTACACAAATTACCAGTGATTTTTATGTGTGAAAACAATAAATATGCGATTTCAATCCCTGTTGAACGACAATTGGCATGTGAAAATGTTTCCGATCGCGCAATAGGTTATGGTATGCCAGGTGTTACGGTCGATGGTAATGATCCATTAGCTGTTTATGAAGCGGTAAAAGAGGCAGCAGAACGTGGTCGCAAAGGAGAAGGACCATCATTAATTGAAACGGTCTCTTACCGGTTAACACCACATTCTAGTGATGATGATGACCGTGCGTATCGCTCACGTGAAGAAGTTGAAGAAGCAAAGAAAAAGGACTCGATTTTTACGTTTGCGGCTTATTTAAAAGAGGTTGGGGTCTTAACTGAAGAGGTTGAACAAGAGATTAACGAGCGAATCACGAAGTTAGTAAACGAAGCGACTGAATATGCTGAACATGCACCTTATGCTAACCCTGAAGATGCATTAAAGCATGTTTATGCAGAATAA
- a CDS encoding alpha-ketoacid dehydrogenase subunit beta, with protein sequence MAVISYIEAVIQALREEMERDKKVFVLGEDVGARGGVFRATDGLYEQFGEERVIDTPLAESAIAGVGIGAAMYGMRPVAEMQFADFIMPAVNQIVSEAAKIRYRSNNDWTCPITIRAPYGGGVHGALYHSQSVEALFANVPGLKIVMPSTPYDVKGLLKAAIRSDDPVLFFEHKRAYRLIKGEVPEEDYTLPIGKADVKREGDDITVITYGLSVHFALQAAEKLEKDGISAHVLDLRTVYPLDQDAIIEAAKRTGKVLLVTEDNKEGSVMSEVSAIIAEHCLFDLDAPIQRLAGPDVPAMPYAPTMEKYFMVNPDKVEKAMRELAEF encoded by the coding sequence ATGGCAGTCATTTCTTATATTGAAGCGGTTATTCAAGCATTACGCGAAGAGATGGAACGTGATAAAAAGGTGTTTGTACTCGGTGAAGATGTTGGTGCTCGTGGAGGTGTTTTCCGGGCAACGGATGGATTATATGAGCAATTTGGAGAAGAACGAGTGATTGATACACCATTAGCAGAATCGGCAATAGCAGGGGTTGGGATTGGTGCAGCCATGTATGGAATGCGTCCAGTGGCTGAAATGCAGTTTGCTGACTTTATTATGCCTGCCGTCAATCAAATTGTTTCGGAAGCGGCGAAAATTCGCTACCGTTCCAATAATGATTGGACGTGTCCGATTACGATTCGTGCTCCATACGGCGGTGGTGTACATGGTGCACTTTATCATTCACAATCGGTTGAAGCTTTATTTGCGAATGTTCCAGGGCTTAAAATTGTGATGCCATCAACACCATACGATGTCAAAGGGCTTTTGAAAGCGGCGATTCGATCTGATGACCCTGTGTTATTTTTTGAGCATAAGCGTGCGTATCGCTTAATTAAAGGCGAAGTACCAGAGGAAGATTATACACTACCGATTGGAAAAGCAGATGTGAAGCGTGAAGGTGATGATATCACAGTGATTACGTACGGACTTTCCGTTCACTTTGCACTTCAAGCAGCGGAAAAATTAGAAAAGGATGGAATTTCTGCGCATGTTCTTGATTTGCGTACAGTCTATCCTTTAGACCAAGACGCGATCATCGAAGCCGCAAAGCGGACTGGAAAAGTATTGCTTGTGACTGAAGATAATAAAGAAGGTAGCGTCATGAGTGAGGTATCTGCGATCATTGCTGAACATTGCTTGTTTGACCTTGATGCGCCTATCCAACGGTTGGCTGGTCCGGATGTTCCGGCGATGCCATATGCACCGACTATGGAAAAATATTTTATGGTAAACCCAGATAAAGTTGAAAAAGCAATGCGTGAACTAGCTGAATTTTAG
- a CDS encoding dihydrolipoamide acetyltransferase family protein yields the protein MATEITMPQLGESVTEGTITKWLVAPGDHVNKYDPIAEVMTDKVNAEVPSSYSGTIKELVANEDETIAVGELICYIEVEGAETEQKQEESKQAEAEPDSATKPSDQSQKQRYSPAVLRLAQEHEIDLTQVTGSGKGGRITRKDIKALIESGEQPQKPVSEPSGKSELKVPESRPTEVPGSPDPVKKDASGPAPTAGPGDIEIPVSGVRKAIAANMVKSKHEAPHAWMMVEVDVTNLVNFRNEIKESFKQKEGFSLTFLPFFIKATVEALKEFPQLNSMWAGDKIIQKKDINISIAVATDDSLYVPVIKHADEKNIKGVAREINELATKVRTNKLSGEDMQGGTFTVNNTGSFGSVLSTPIINHPQAAILSVESIVKRPVVMENDMIAVRSMVNLCLSLDHRVLDGLVCGRFLARIKEKLEAMSNENTSIY from the coding sequence ATGGCAACTGAAATAACAATGCCTCAACTTGGGGAAAGTGTAACGGAAGGAACAATCACAAAATGGCTTGTAGCACCTGGTGATCATGTCAATAAATATGATCCAATCGCAGAAGTAATGACGGATAAAGTGAATGCAGAAGTCCCTTCCTCTTATAGTGGAACAATTAAAGAGCTTGTTGCTAACGAAGATGAAACCATCGCTGTTGGTGAATTAATCTGTTATATCGAGGTTGAAGGTGCAGAAACAGAGCAAAAGCAAGAAGAATCAAAGCAAGCAGAAGCAGAACCTGATTCAGCAACAAAACCAAGCGATCAATCTCAAAAGCAACGTTATTCACCTGCTGTCCTTCGCTTAGCACAGGAACATGAGATTGATCTTACACAAGTGACTGGTTCTGGAAAAGGTGGTCGAATTACTCGTAAGGATATTAAGGCGCTGATTGAAAGTGGTGAGCAACCTCAGAAGCCTGTTTCGGAGCCGAGTGGTAAAAGTGAATTAAAGGTACCGGAGTCACGGCCAACTGAGGTACCAGGTAGTCCGGATCCAGTGAAGAAGGATGCATCAGGACCTGCACCTACAGCTGGACCTGGTGATATCGAAATCCCTGTTAGTGGTGTGCGAAAAGCGATCGCTGCTAATATGGTGAAAAGTAAGCATGAGGCCCCACATGCATGGATGATGGTTGAGGTGGATGTGACGAACCTTGTCAACTTCCGTAACGAAATAAAAGAATCCTTTAAACAAAAAGAAGGCTTTAGCTTAACGTTCTTACCGTTCTTTATCAAAGCAACAGTTGAAGCGTTAAAAGAATTCCCACAACTAAATTCGATGTGGGCGGGTGATAAGATTATTCAGAAGAAGGATATTAATATCTCTATTGCAGTTGCAACGGATGATTCACTCTATGTGCCAGTCATTAAACATGCGGATGAAAAGAACATAAAAGGGGTTGCTAGAGAGATTAATGAGCTAGCTACCAAGGTCCGTACTAATAAATTGTCAGGTGAAGATATGCAAGGCGGAACATTTACGGTTAATAATACGGGCTCATTTGGTTCCGTATTATCAACGCCAATTATTAATCATCCACAAGCAGCGATCTTGTCAGTCGAGTCCATCGTCAAACGTCCTGTTGTGATGGAAAACGATATGATTGCGGTACGAAGCATGGTTAACCTTTGTTTATCATTGGATCACCGTGTACTTGATGGACTTGTATGTGGTCGCTTCTTAGCTCGTATTAAAGAAAAGCTTGAAGCAATGTCCAATGAGAACACGTCCATTTATTAA
- a CDS encoding BrxA/BrxB family bacilliredoxin — translation MEFNFMINDVVQTARKEMQEAGYTELTTVEDVEDVVKQEGTTLVMVNSVCGCAGGIARPAAAYMANYDKKPDRFVTVFAGQDKEATAKIRSYFTGYAPSSPSFALLKDGEIKMMVERHEIEGHEPIQVVQKLEKAFDTYCS, via the coding sequence ATGGAATTTAATTTCATGATAAATGATGTCGTCCAAACGGCACGTAAGGAAATGCAGGAGGCAGGCTATACGGAACTAACAACAGTTGAAGATGTTGAAGACGTCGTTAAACAAGAGGGAACGACCCTTGTTATGGTGAATTCTGTATGTGGTTGTGCAGGTGGTATTGCTAGACCAGCAGCTGCTTATATGGCTAATTATGATAAGAAGCCCGATCGTTTTGTAACAGTATTTGCTGGTCAAGATAAAGAAGCGACTGCAAAAATTCGCTCATATTTCACTGGCTATGCACCGTCTTCACCTTCATTTGCACTTTTAAAAGATGGTGAAATTAAAATGATGGTAGAACGTCACGAGATTGAAGGGCATGAGCCAATTCAAGTCGTGCAAAAGCTTGAAAAAGCATTCGACACGTATTGCTCGTAA